A segment of the Ptychodera flava strain L36383 unplaced genomic scaffold, AS_Pfla_20210202 Scaffold_28__1_contigs__length_4768798_pilon, whole genome shotgun sequence genome:
TCTTTTAGAAAAGGCTTTAGTCTTCGTTACCTAGAAGAGCTGAAGGAGTTGTTCACATGTATAGATAGGACCGATGTGGTTGAACTGCTTGAAGCTTTTTCATGTCTTTGCAAATCAGAGGGCATAGCAGCTGCGGATGCTGGAATACGACCACCTGTGCATTcccaaatgtgtaataaacatTTCTACACTGTTGACAGTATTGCCCGCTGTTGCCACTCCAATGATCAAGAGCGCAATCAGCAGCCTTTGCAACTCGAGAGCGAAAACGGAGCGTCATCAAACGAAATGGAGGGTGAAGCTGCTGCAAAAGGCATAAACCAGAATTGCCAGGGTGAACTCGACAGCCACTCAAATGCACATGCAGGTACTATGCACCAACATGTCAAAACCGAAGTAGTTAAAGAGACAAGGACAAGATTGCTTGATATTGACTATCTACAGGACGTAAGCCATGAACATGATGAACAGCATGGTATAGATGTAAATGAGAATATGAAACGTGATCCTCAACTAAGCAGTGGTGATTTTGTCACAAATTTGTCCATCTTGACCAATCATCTGCCAAACGCCACAAATGATAGGATGCGTACCTCCACATGTTCAGATAATCCTAAAGAAGAACGGGATGAAATTCTCGTCGAGGGaagtatatgtagaaaagaTATGGATGCACCGAGTCGCAAGATATTGCATCCATCTCATGCTTGTCAACCCATGAACGGATCATCCTTTTGTGTTTGTCTCAACAAACACGAAAAAGCGCTATCGCCTACACGGAAACCACACGCCTGTGCGGGACGTGTCTTCTCTGAAGAGGCACTGGAATATTCCACGGATGCAATTGAGCAAAAACACCTCCAATCCAATAATGGAACAGTATACCAAAATGACATTGGGAATTCTGATATCGCACGAGATTCAGCATATGATTCTCTATGGCAGTGCGAAAGTCAGTGTACAAGTCATCGATCATCAGGATCTGGTGAACCAACACCAAACATGTAGTGTAACGCTTTCCTCCATTCCCTCCCTATGGT
Coding sequences within it:
- the LOC139127000 gene encoding uncharacterized protein, with the protein product MIFADLQDDVEITLRVWLLHPDCQQEVLDNETRLGGTEVCPPNPFVVDTSGGDVEVHLQCDRNWEVPIEVLNMTLSRIVANCGPFHEDVIMTKVNDAAERVRVDLHVSQPKSHQSDHASFRISRKIKQEQPARPVQISRKVDTQQRELPTIPEGLCVAICQLMDPSNPCGRDWRLLADKVTVNGKSLNCCDRQLLMELLPFRSPTYQLLSIWQSFRKGFSLRYLEELKELFTCIDRTDVVELLEAFSCLCKSEGIAAADAGIRPPVHSQMCNKHFYTVDSIARCCHSNDQERNQQPLQLESENGASSNEMEGEAAAKGINQNCQGELDSHSNAHAGTMHQHVKTEVVKETRTRLLDIDYLQDVSHEHDEQHGIDVNENMKRDPQLSSGDFVTNLSILTNHLPNATNDRMRTSTCSDNPKEERDEILVEGSICRKDMDAPSRKILHPSHACQPMNGSSFCVCLNKHEKALSPTRKPHACAGRVFSEEALEYSTDAIEQKHLQSNNGTVYQNDIGNSDIARDSAYDSLWQCESQCTSHRSSGSGEPTPNM